The region AAGCTTTAAGGCGGCAGAACCAACAGAACTTTTCCAGAAACTTTCCGACTCTTTGGTCCCGACAAACTTCACAAACTAAAGTGCTGAGAAGGAAGTTcatgatgatgaggatgatgaagatgatctcATTGTTCTGATGATAggactgaggaagaggaggaagaggaaactgCGTTATAAAAACATGGAGGAGCCGAGCGTCCACCAATCAGCAGAGTTCCCCGGATACACACAGCTGGACCCGAGAGGCACCAGAACCAGCTCAGAACCCAATCAGCTGGAtgagaactgggtcagaaccggatcagaCGAGTCAGAACCGAATCAGAACTGGGTCAAAATGGAGTGATGGATCAGAACTGAACCGGTTCCTCGTGGGAAACTGGATCCGATTTGAATCTGAAATCAGTcagaaaagctgcagcaggtcaaaggtcagattcTAATCTGTGAGAcgcacttttaagatttttatttctagaatTTGGCAGGAATTTTATCGGCTCAGATGAAGTCCGGTTAGCCGCAGAACTAGCCGGACCGTAAACATCGGCCCGTCTgggagaaccagaaccgggtcttTAAGCGACCCAACGACCCGATCAGTGAACAGGAAGTTCTCCTCAAATTCTGGTTCCACTCCGGCCACCGGGGGGCGCCGCCAGGAAACATTTggctaaaaacatttcataaaagatccggttctggttcttccTGATCCGATGTTATCTGGGCTCACAGCAGAACTGGGCCTGTTAGTTGGTTCTGGAAGAGTCCGATTAAAACcagcttttataaaatattattttatttattaacattttaataataactatcattattattgttattctcTGTTctgtgctgcagcagaaccagcgACCCGGTATCTGGGTTTATCGACTAGATGTTGGACTTTCAGAACCAGGacgattattttttatttttatttttaaattgaagaaaCATCTGGAGTCGCCAAATCCGAGTCGAGACCAGAACCAAAAGAAACCCGGAAGGAAATCCAGACGGTTCTGATTGTTGGGTTCTGGATGGCCCGGTTTGGGACCCGGTTCTGTTTTCCCGGTGGATTCCTGGAGTCTGACAGACTCAACCCGATGTttgtggaccggtaccggtcctgACCGGGTCTCAGGATTTTAAGAGGACCTTCTGGGTTCAGCTGGGAGTCCATAGCGACCGGCTGTGGTTCTGATCAGACTGAGGTCTGGTCTTTTGTTCTGAGACAAGTTCGGGTTCTGACCGGGTCCAGTCTCGGAGCTGGACTGGTTCTGGTACCAGAGGAGGATCAGAGACATGATTTAGTGAAGCTGATTGGATCAGTGATTTGGGTTCTGATGAAACCGGTTGTGGCTCTGCGTGGCGGTGCCGGTCGGGTCGGGTCCGGTACCGGTCCGGTTCTGAGGCTAGCAGCTGCAGCCCTCCTTGGCCGGCTGGCTGTCGGCGTTGAGCCGGCCGCCCTGCGGTGCCGACGGCTTGTGCTGGACGCCGGACTCGGCCGCGTTCAGGTCCAAACTACCGTCCTGGATGTTCTGGTAGATCTTCTTGGCCGCCTCCAGGAACGCCTCCTCTACGTTCTCTCCCCTggggaacagaaccagaaccaggagtgAAGCAGCACTTCTCACACTAACAGAACCCGAGGTGGTCCGACTCTTACGTCTTGGCGCTGGCTTCCAGGAACAGCAGACCTGAAccaacaggaagcagagagatcgggtcagaaccacttcctgtctgacagataagccccgcccccttggccacgccccctcaCCGTTCTCCTCAGCGAACTGCTTGGCCTCTTCGTACGTCACGTCCCGCTGAGCCTCCAGGTCCGCCTTGTTCCCGATCAGGATGATCACCTGGAAACAGAGAAACGAGTCAGTGCAAAACAGCGCCGCCTGGTGGAGGGCCGCTGAGTTACAGCAAAAGCCTCATTCTGGTTCTGTCAGAACCCAGAGGTGTCATTTGCATcccaggtcagaggtcagaaggCCTCACCGTGTTCGGGTTGGTCAGGTTCCGGGCGTCCGTCAGCCAGCTGCTCAGGTGGTTGTAGGTACTTCTCctgaaaaacagcagcagaagaagaagaagttatTCAGCCTCCActagaaacaaaccaaaaatatatatttaatctgCAGCaacaatttctgaatttaaattacacagaaacaaattatattaaaaaatactaataataaataaaatgctaaattatatttaaa is a window of Xiphophorus hellerii strain 12219 chromosome 12, Xiphophorus_hellerii-4.1, whole genome shotgun sequence DNA encoding:
- the LOC116729823 gene encoding ras-related protein Rab-14-like; translation: MTAAPYNYSYIFKYIIIGDMGVGKSCLLHQFTEKKFMADCPHTIGVEFGTRIMEVHGQKVKLQIWDTAGQERFRAVTRSYYRGAAGALMVYDITRRSTYNHLSSWLTDARNLTNPNTVIILIGNKADLEAQRDVTYEEAKQFAEENGLLFLEASAKTGENVEEAFLEAAKKIYQNIQDGSLDLNAAESGVQHKPSAPQGGRLNADSQPAKEGCSC